AAGATATTTAAAGGCCCTTGTAGATAATAAAGAGGTTGACGGCTGGGACGATCCAAGGCTTGCGACCCTTTCAGGCATGAGAAGAAGAGGCTATACACCGGAAGCTTTGATTGACTTCCTTGAAAAAATAGGGGTATCAAAGGCCAACAGCAAGGTAGATTATTCCTTTCTTGAATACTGCGTAAGAGATGATTTGAAGCTTCGCTCAAAGGTAGTAATGGCGGTTCTTGACCCTGTGAAGCTTGTGATAACAAATTACCCCGAAGGGGAAGGGGAATACGTAACCCTTGAAAATAATCCTGAGGTTCCTGAAATGGGTACGAGAGAGGTACCTTTTTCAAGAGAGCTTTATATAGAGCGTTCAGACTTTATGGAAGATGCGCCTAAGAAATTCCACAGGCTTACGCCTGGGCAGGAGGTAAGGCTTAAAGGGGCATATTTTGTTACCTGTACAGACTTTGTGAAGGACGAAAACGGAAATGTTACAGAGATACACGGCACCTATGACCCACAAACGAGAAGCGGCTCCGGCTTTGACGGCAGAAAGGTAAAAGGAACCATTCACTGGGTAAGCGCTCCTCACGCCCTCAAAGTTACCGCAAGAGAATTTGACTTTATTGTTTTTGACGATGAAACAAGCGAAAACGGACTGAGGAAAAATCCTGATTCTCTTAAACTTTATGAAAACTGCTACGTTGAGCCTTCTTTAAAAGAAGCAGCAGTTGAAGACAGGTTCCAGTTTATGAGGAACGGTTACTTTTGCATCGATTATAAGCTTTCAACACCGGAAAATCTTGTTTTTAATGAGGTCGTAGCCCTTAAAAGCTCTTACAAGCCGGGAAATTAATATAATAAGCCAGTTAAATATTGCAGATATTGCGGGGGGAAGCACTATGGCAGATTTATTTTCAAGCTTTAAATTAAAGAATAAGGAAATTCACAACAGGCTGGTTTATCCGCCGGTTGTCCGCTTCGGCCTTTCAAAAGGCGACGGCTTTGTAACAGAAGAAAATATCGAAAGCTACAAGTATATGTCATCGGGGGAAGCTGGCATTGTCATTGTAGAGGCTACTTGTATAAGTCTGAACGGAAGACTTAGAAAAAATCAGCTGGGCATATGGGATGATGAATTTATTCCGGGCCTTTCTAAAATAGCAGATGCTATCCATGAAAAGGGAAGCCTTGCTTTGATACAAATCCATCATGCGGGAATTAAAACCGACAAAAACTCAGCTGCTGTAGAAAATATTTTTACTGCAAGTCCTTTTGAGGATAAAGACGGCGTTGTTATAAGAGAAGCTTCCGAAGCAGAGCTTGAGAAGGTCATAGAAGATTTTGTAAATGCTTCTAAGAGAGCGAAAGCGGCAGGCTTTGACGGCGTAGAGATTCACGGCGCCCATGGGTATTTAATAAGCCAGTTTTTAAGCCATAATATCAATAAAAGAGAAGATGAGTACGGCAAAGATAAGGCCTTATTAGGGAAGAAAGTTATCAAAGCCGTAAAAGAAAATATGGACAGCGACTTTATCGTTGGAATGCGTCTCGGGGCAAATGAGCCTGATTTAAAAGGCGGCATCGAATATGCAAAGACTTTTGAAAAGGCGGGGGTAGACTATCTTCATATATCCTCAAACTTTTCCACAAAAGAGCCGGAAGATATGGAGATTATAGATGATGAATTTTCATGGATAGCCAATTTGGGCTTTAATATAAAAAAACATGTAAATATCCCTGTTATATGCGTTTTCGGCATAGATAAACCGGAAATGGCAGATGAAGTAATAAAAAAGGGCTATGCAGATTTTGCCGCATCGGCCAAAGGCCTTTTATGCGATCCTATGTGGCTTTCTAAATATAGAACAGGGGATAAAATTAATCCCTGTTTAAAATGCAGGGTATGCTCATTTTATTCGGAAGATAAGCCCTGCCCTGCAAGAAAAAAGGCAGGTATTGTTACGCCTTAAAAAATAAAATATAATAAGCATATGAAAGCATTAATGCTTTCATATGCTGTATTCCTTTGGTATATTTTGCCGAAGATTAAAGGAGAAATTTTTAAGTGACGGAAAATAAGAAGGTTGCGGCTTTAACCTTAGGCTGCAAAGTAAATTTATACGATACGGAGGCAATGCTTGAGCTTTTTAAAAAAAAGGGCTATGAGCTTGTGGAATTTTCAGAAAAAGCCGATGTTTATATTGTAAATACATGTACGGTTACCAATTTCGGGGATAAAAAATCCCGCCAGATGATACGGCGGGCTAAAAAACATAATCCTGAGGCTATTTTAGTTGCCTGCGGCTGCTATGCTCAGGTGGCGCCGGAGGAGGTTTCTAAAATTGAAGAGGTTAACCTTATCATAGGCACAAAAGACAGGGCCAATATTGTAAATATTGTGGAAAACTACTCCGCTTCAAAAGGCACGGAAAGCTGTGTTTCCGATATTATGCTGGAAAGGGAATTTGAAGAGCTTACGGTGGAAAGCCTTAGTGACAGGCAAAGGGCTTATTTAAAGATACAGGAAGGCTGCGACAGGTTCTGTACCTATTGCATCATACCCTTTGCAAGAGGCCCCGTAAGAAGCCGTTCCATTCAGTCCATTGCGGAAGAAGCCCAAAGACTTTCTGAAAACGGATATAAGGAAATTGTATTAGCCGGTATACATGTTGCTTCTTATGGAAAAGATTTAGGAGATATTAATTTAGTTTCCGTCCTTAAAAAGATTCATGAGATTGACGGTATCAAGAGAATCCGTTTCAGCTCTGTAGAGCCTACGGTTATCACCAATGACTTTATAAATGCCCTTAAAGCCATGCCTAAAGTATGTGAGCATTTTCACCTTTCTCTTCAATCCGGCTGCGACAATACTCTTAAGCGCATGAACAGAAGGTATATGGCTGCTGAATATGAAAATGCGGTAAATCTCCTGAGAGAAAATTTCCCCGATGTAGGCATTACGACAGACATTATTGTAGGCTTTCCCGGAGAAACAGATGAGGACTTTAAAGAAAGTATGGTCTTTGCAAAAAGAATGAAGCTTTCTAAAATACATGTATTTCCCTATTCTCCTAAGGTAGGAACAAAGGCGGCTTTATTTAAGAATCAAATTCCTGAAAAAATAAAGCATGAAAGAGCGGCTTTAATGGGAGAAACCGGGGAAAAGCTTCAAATAGATTTTTTAAAGGGCTTTATCGGAAGAGAACTGGAAGTTTTGTATGAAGAGGAAAAAGACGGCGTATTTTCCGGTCATGCCTCTAATTACATAAATGTCAGAACAGAAAGCAGAAAAAATATTATAAACGAAATATTCAAGGTTAAAATAAAGGATATTGACAGTTTTTCTCTTATTTCGGAGGAAATTTAACTAAAATGTAATTTGCATATTATTTGGTTTTGTATTATTATGAATATGTGTTAATTAGTTTGTTCTTATTCCCATGGAGTGTGATTAAATGAAAAGATTAAGTGAAACTCAAAAGTTTACCGAATTTGATAAAATCTCCAAAAACGAAGCAAAGGAAATTTTAAGAGAAATTTACTATGCGCTCAAGGAAAAGGGATATAACCCTGTGAATCAAATCGTAGGATATATACTTTCAGGTGACCCTACCTATATCACAAGCCACAGAAACGCCAGAGTGCTTGTAGGAAAGCTTGAAAGGGATGAGCTTTTAGAGGAAATGGTAACTTTTTATTTAGAGAATAATACTTTATAATGCGTATTTTAGGTCTTGATTACGGGGATAAGACAATAGGCGTAGCAATGAGTGATTTACTTGGAATAACTGCCCAAGGTATTGAGATTGTCAGAAGAACGGATGAAAACAGCTTTAAAAAAAGCATCGCTCGTTTAAGAGAAATTATTAGAGAATATGAAATAAAAACCATCGTTTTGGGATATCCTAAGAACATGGACAACTCTGAGGGCATAAGATGTCAAAAGACTTTGGAATTTCGTGACAGGCTCCAAAGAAATTTTAAAAGCATGGAAATAATATTATGGGATGAAAGGCTGTCAACAGTTGCAACTGAACGCAATTTAATTGCTTCCGGCATGAACTTTTTTGAAAGAAAAGAAGTAATTGATAAAATTGCAGCAGTCTATATCCTTCAGGGCTATTTAGATTATTTAAATAATAAAAACGGTGAAGGTGGATATAATAATGGAAAAGAATAATGATGATTTTGATGAATTCGATGAATTTGACGATGAAGATGTAATTGAATCCATTACAGTAACAGACGAAGACGGAAATGAAATAGAGTTTTATATTTTAGATGTCGTTGAGCATAAGGGCGGAACTTATCTTCTGGTAATAGAAGATATAGAAGACGACGATACGGAAGCCACCATCATAAAAGAGGTTGAAGTAGACGGAGACGACGTAGTTTACGAGCTTATCGAAGACGAAGAGGAATTTAATATTATTGCGGAGCTTTTTGAGAATAATAACGAGGATTACGATATAGAGCTATAATTTATTTTCGCTTAGGGTGTTCCAATTTTGCCTTAAGCGTTGTTTTTTGTTAAAGGATTTATGGTAGACGAGGCTTTTTATTAGGAAAAGACTTTTATTTTGATTAAAAATCGGTTTTAGATTCGTTTAATATAAAATATGAAGATGATGCCTCTCGGCGGAAGAGGTTTTTATATATTCTTTAATTTAAAATGTCATGTTTATTCAATAAACCTTAGAGCAATAATAAAATAATGAAAATTTTATTATTGATTAGGTTCTTATTTTAATGTTTATTTTGAGAAAATCTTACAAGGCTTTTATTTGCGAACGGAACTTTAAGCCTTTTAAAGCCTATGCTTATTTAGGCATAAAAGCAAATGGACGGTACATAACTTTGAAAAAAGTTTTAGCCTTTTATAAGGCTTGTTATTTGTGTGTTTTTAAAGCTGTATTAAAACGTGAATACAGAGAACATATACTATATTAGAATAATTCGGAGGTGCAATTTATTTGGCAGAGAAAAAAATTAACAAAAGTCCTGGCAAGCTTAAGGTAATTGCCTTAGGCGGACTTCAGGAAATCGGAAAGAATATGACCATATTTGAATATGGGAACGAAATTATCATAGTCGATTGCGGCGTTGCTTTCCCACAGGACGATATGCTCGGCATCGACCTTGTAATACCGGATTTCACTTATCTTCAGAAAAACAGGGATAAGATAAAGGGTTTGCTTCTTACCCATGGTCATGAGGACCATATCGGTTCAATACCCTATTTTTTAAAGGAATTTGATGTTCCCATCTATGGAACAAGGCTTACTTTAGGCCTTTTGGAAAATAAGCTTAGAGAGCACGGGCTTCTTGAAAAGACCACCCTGAACTGTGTTAAGGCAGGGGATACGGTTAAATTTAAGAATTTTAAGGTAGAATTTATTTGTACTACCCACAGCATAGCTGATTCGGTAGCTATGGCTATCTATACCCCGGCAGGCTTGGTAGTTCATTCAGGCGATTTTAAAATAGACTATACCCCCATTCACGGGGACGCTATAGATTTACAGCGCTTTGCAGAGCTTGGAAAAGAAGGCGTTCTCCTTTTCCTGTGTGAAAGCACGAATTGTGACCAGCCGGGATACACCATGAGCGAAAAAACCGTAGGGCAGATTTTTGAAAGAATATTTGAAGAAAGCCCTACCCAAAGAATTATGGTTGCTACATTCTCATCAAATATCCATAGAATTCAGCAAATCGTAAATTCTGCAGTAAAACATCACAGAAAGATTGCCGTTATGGGCAGAAGCATGGAAAATTCCGTTCGTACTGCCAGTGAGCTGGGATATTTGGATATCCCCAAGAACGCTCTTATAGAAATAAGCGAGATTAAAAATTATACGGATAAACAGCTTGTTATTATAACCACCGGAAGCCAGGGAGAGCCTATGGCGGCCCTTTCAAGAATGGCCTCAAACGAGCATAGGCAGGTGGAAATAAAGCCGGGAGACAAAATAATCATTTCGGCTTCACCGATACCCGGAAACGAAAAAACCATTTCCAAGGTTATCAATGAGCTTCTTAAAAAAGGAGCGGAGGTTGTATACGAAGGCGCTTTAAAAGAGGTTCACGTATCGGGGCATGCAAAGCAGGAAGAGCTTAAGCTTCTGCATGCGCTTGTAAAACCTAAATACCTTATGCCGGTACACGGAGAATATAAGCATCTTTTTAAGCATCAGGAACTTGCCATGTCCATGGGTATGAAGAAAAAGGACATCTTCATCATGGGCATAGGAGAAGTCCTTGAGGTTAATCAAAGGGGTGCTAAAATAAACGGAAGCGTTCCTTCAGGCCAGATATTTGTAGACGGCCTTGGGGTAGGCGATGTCGGAAATATCGTAATCAGAGACAGAAAGCATTTATCCCAGGACGGACTTATGATTGTTGTTGTAACGATGGAAAAGGAATCCAGCCAGATACTTGCAGGGCCTGATATTATATCGAGAGGCTTCGTTTACGTAAAAGAAAGCGAAAACCTTATAGAAGAGGCCAGGAACGTAGTAATGGAGGCCCTCGCAAAATGCGAAAGAAAGCAGATTTCAGACTGGTCTTATATAAAAAGCCTCATAAGAGACTCTCTCAGAGAGTATTTATGGCAGAAAACAAAGAGAAGGCCTATGATACTTCCTATTATCATGGAGGTATAGAGATAAGCTTTTATATATAATATAAAATAAATAAAATGCCGTGTTCCGTTATCAGTAGAAGCATTTGCTTTTGACGGAAGGCGGCTTTTTTATATAAAAAGATTTAAGTTTGCTTCGTATAAAAACACGGATTTCCTTCGGAAACATAGTAAAATTACCTTTACTAAGGCTTTCAATATATAAAATCAAATAAAAACAGTTTCACAAAAGGCCATTTATTTTATTTCTTCTAAAATATATTTTTGAGCCTAGGCATTGTCAATTTATTTTTATACCTTTATAAGCATTTAGTTTTAGAGGATATAAAGTTAGAAAAAATCAAATTGACAATGCTGCTATTTCATATAAATTCAAGCGATATACGGCTTTGCTGTTGTTTATTTTTAAATTTGCTATATCTTCCGCTATGTGGAAATCTCCACTATTGTTTCAGTTTAAATCAACTATAAGCTTTAACTAATTACAGGCTGAGAAACCAATCTCATTTATTAAAAAACTGTTGGAAGATTCGGTATGTATATGTTATAGTTTATACTGAGCGGTGAAAACAATTTATTCTATTAAAAAATCAATTATTAGTGAGGTTTTTATGGAGCTTTTAAAAATTGATGAAAATGATTTAAGGCCTACAAGGGATATAGTATTTGAGATTTTGAGAAAAGCAATATTAGACGGAAAGCTTGCGCAAAATGAAAGAATTATGGAAACGGCTGTTGCAGAAGAGCTTAAAATAAGCCGTACGCCTGTTAGAGAGGCATTCAGGAAGCTTGAAGCGGAAGGCCTTGTTGAGTATCATCCGAAAAGAGGAACCGTAGTAAGAAGCATAACGAAAGAATCAATAATAGAAATATATGACATGCGAGAGGTTTTAGAAGGTCTTGCCGTAAGGCTTGTCTGTATAAAAGGCGATAAAGTAGTTATTGCATCTTTAAAAGATACTGTTGAGAATATGGAAAAGGCCAATGACGAAGGCGCGTATGAAACGCTTTATGCTCTCCACGACCAGTATAACAAAACAGTTTTAGAAGCGGCGGGAAGCAAAAGGCTTAAGGAAAATCTTCTTAATTTATATGAATATATAGTAAGCTTCAGAAAGATAACATTATCTCATAACCAAAGAAGAAGCATATCTGTTGCAGACCATAAAAAGATAGTGGATTTAATAGCAGAAGGCAATCCTGAAGCCGCCGAGGAATATTGCAGAAAGCATATTAGAAAGGCCAAAGAAACCCTTCTTAATAAATTAGGCATCAATAAGGATTAATATATTTTAAGGCCATTATTTTTAGAGATCAAAAATACGCGGATTATTCTTTACATGTTTTTGATTTTATCTTTAAAAAACCATTACAATAATGGCTTTTTTTATGCAAATCTACAGAAAAGCAAAGCAATAATATAATGCAATTTAACAAAATATCATAAATGCTTGCGAAAGATTTTTTTTTGCTGTAATATGTATACATGGATACACAAATACATACATACACAAAGATTCTTGTTAGGAGGCGGCAATATGTTTGGCGTAGCTGGAAAAGAGGCTAGGCAGGATTGTTTTGTCAAGGTTAATATAAAGGACTCAGGAGGCTTGAATATTACAGTTAACAGTAAGCTGAACAAGCTTTTCGGCAGGCATATGAAATCAGCGGCGGAAGAAGCGGCAGAAGAAATGGGAATTGAAAATGCCGAAATCGAAATAAATGACTTCAGCAGTCTGGATTTTACAATAAAGGCCAGAACAAAAACTGCTATCAGGAGGGCTTTAAATGGAAAAAGTGAATAAGCTCAGAAGAACCATGCTTTTTTGCCCTGCAAACGAGCCGAAGCTTTATCAAAGCGCACCTGCTTATAATCCGGATTGCATCATATTTGATTTGGAAGACGCAATATCCTATACGGAAAAGGATGCCGCCAGAGATTTGCTCTGTGAGGCCTTAAAGGTTATCGATTTTGGAAACGTAGAGGTGTTTGCAAGAATAAATCCTCTATATACGGAATTCGGAAAGATTGACGTTACTCAAACTGTTGCAGCAGGGCTTAGAAATATAAGGCTTCCTATGTGTGAAAGTAAAAAAAATGTAGAGGAATTAGATGTTCTTCTTACAGAGGTTGAAAAAGTAAACGGAATTGAAGAAGGCTCCGTAAAAATTCAATGCGCCATAGAAACCCCAAAGGGAGTTTTCAATGCGGCTGAAATAGCATCTGCAAGTAAAAGGGTAATATCTATATCCTTTGGCGCCGAGGATTATACGAATTCTCTTGGTACCGAGAGAGTGAAAGGGCATGAGCAGCTGGCATATGCCAGAGGATATGTGGCACTTGTTGCTTCTCTATACGGAGTTGATGCAATAGATACGGTATGGACAGATCTTGACGATCACGAAGGTTTTGAAAAGGAAACAAGAATGGCCAAAAGCCTTGGGTTTAAAGGCAAATCCTGTATCCATCCGGCCCAGATAAAAGTAGTAAAAGATATCTATACTCCTTCCGAAGAAGAGGCTGAAAAAGCCAGAGGAATCATAGAGGCTGCGGCGGAAGCCGAAAAAAATCATAAAGGAGTAATACTTTTTAACGGGAAGATGATAGATGCCCCGGTTATAAATAAAGCAAGGCGTATTTTAGAGCTTTGGGAAATGGAGAACAGGGAATGATTAATTTGAATTTTGTGAAAAACAAGGTTTCAAGGGATATTCCTGTATATATTGAGGGCATAGGAAATCTCAGGCCATACGGTTTGGATAAAGAAGGAAACAACATAGATTCAAAAAGATTACATAAAGAAAGCAAGGTTTTAGAAAGCATAAGGGAAGCTCTTGTTAAAGCAGATATTAAAGACGGAATGACAATTTCCTTTCATCATCATTTGAGAAATGGCGATTATGTTCTTAACATGGTATTGGATGAAATTGCGGCTTATGGCGTGAGGGATTTGACTGTGTGTGCGTCTTCTCTTACAGATGCTCATGAGGGCGTTCTTGAGCATATCAAAAACGGTGTTGTAACGGGGATACAGACAAGCGGCTTAAGAGGGACTTTAGGAAGAGCCATCAGCGAGGACGGGATTCTTAAAAAGCCTGTAATATTCAGAAGCCATGGAGGAAGAGCAAGAGCAATAGAAGAAGGCGACGTGAAAATAGATATAGCCTTTATCGGAGCGCCTTGCTGTGACGAAGCCGGAAACATGAACGGCCAGAAGGGGAAATCAGCTTTCGGTTCCATGGGCTATGCCATGATGGATGCAAAATACGCAAAGAAGGTAGTTGCCATTACAGATAATCTTGTGGAATATCCCGCATGCCCTGTAAGTATACCTGAAAATCTTGTGGATTATGTAGTGGTTGTTGAATCTCTTGGGGATATTGAAAAAATCGGTGCCGGAGCAACGAGACTTACTAAAAATCCTACGGAGCTTTTGATTGCTGAAAATGCAGCTAAGGTAATAATAGAGTCAGGTTATGTTAAAAACGGCTTTTCATTTCAGGCAGGAAGCGGCGGTGCTGCGCTTGCTGTTGCAAAATATTTAAGAGATTATATGAGGCAAAACAATATAAAAGGCTCCTTCGGATCCGGCGGAATTACTTCTTTTATGGTAGATATGCTTGAGGAAGGCCTGTTCTCCTATCTTCTTGATGTGCAGACATTTGATGCTCAGGCGGCTGCATCTTATTTAAAAAATGACAACCACATAGAAATGAGTGCCAGTATGTACGCAAATACGGCAGGAAAGAGCTGTGTTGCAGATAAACTTGATATCATGATATTATCCGCTACGGAAATAGATACGGATTTTAATGTAAATGTTCTTACTGCTTCTACGGGTGTTTTTATGGGAGCAATTGGGGGCCATCAAGATACGGCAGAAGGTGCAAAGCTTACTGTTGCCGTTGCTCCGCTTCTTAGAAAAAGGATACCTATCGTTGTTGACAAGGTTACGACAATAGTTACTCCCGGAGAAAACATAGATATTGTAGTTACTGAAAGAGGAGTTGCTGTAAATCCCAGAAATAAAGAGCTAGCGGAAGCGCTAAAAGGGAAAGGCCTGCCTCTTGTTACGATAGAAGAACTTAAAAATACTGCGGAGAAATTGACAGGAAAGCCCGATCCGGCTCATTTTGGGGATAAGATTATAGGCATAGTTGAAAGCGGAGACGGAAGCATAATCGATGTTGTTTACAATGTAATCAAAGATTAACGGCGTAAGCTTCCTGACAGGCGTATATGCATGCGCAGGGTCATTAATAAGCAGCTGATATTAATCAGCATCCTTAAAAGTTTATATATTTAATATAAATTTACAATCTTTCATAAGGCAACGGGCCTTATGAAATAAAAACAGGAGGATAGAAATGAAAAGAAAGATTAGTATAGTTTTAGCTATGGTAATGATAGCACTTTCTGTATTTTCCGGCTGTGGAAACAGCGCTTCCAGCGCGGAGAAGGGGGATCCGTCAGGTGCCGCCGGAAAAGATTCTCTTTTATGGGGCGTAAATGCTGAAGCATCGTCTCTTGACCCTGCCACAAGCAAGGATACTGTAACCCATATGATGATGTTCCAGATTTTTGACGCACTTGTTAAAGAGGATCCTACAGATTATACCAAGCTTGTTCCGGGCTTAGCAGAGTCATGGGAATTCAGCGAAGATAATACAGAGATTACATTCCATTTAAGAGAAGGCGTTAAATTCCATAATGGTGACACCATGACAGCAGACGACGTCTTTTTTTCACTTCAGCGTTCATTGGAATCAAGCTATTCAAGCGGTATAAGCGAGCCTATAGACCATTTTGAAAAAGTTGACGACAAAACTGTAAAGTGCGTTCTTAAATATCCCTATGGCCCTATTCTTGACGTTATGACAAATATGACATTTGGTATTGTAAGCAAAAGAGCGGTTGAAGAAGCTGAAGCAAACAAAATTGACTTTGCAAGAAACCCTGTGGGCACAGGCGCTTATAAAATGGCTGAATGGAGAAGCGGCGATGCGCTTGTTCTTGAAAAGTTCGATGATTATTATGACGGAGCCGCTAAAATTTCAAAGCTTACATATAAGCTTGTTCCCGATGCGGCATCAGGCGCTATAGCGCTTGAGGACGGCACACTGGATGCTTACTATAACGTTGCGCAGTCCGATTATCAGCATATGATGAACCTTGAAAATATAGGTTATGTTGAATGCCCTGGTGTTGGTCTTCACCATATTACATTTAACGTAACAGACGGTATATTCAGTGATAAAAGAATACGTCAGGCAGTAGCGTATGCTCTTGACAGAGACGCTATCGTA
This is a stretch of genomic DNA from Anaeropeptidivorans aminofermentans. It encodes these proteins:
- the citF gene encoding citrate lyase subunit alpha yields the protein MINLNFVKNKVSRDIPVYIEGIGNLRPYGLDKEGNNIDSKRLHKESKVLESIREALVKADIKDGMTISFHHHLRNGDYVLNMVLDEIAAYGVRDLTVCASSLTDAHEGVLEHIKNGVVTGIQTSGLRGTLGRAISEDGILKKPVIFRSHGGRARAIEEGDVKIDIAFIGAPCCDEAGNMNGQKGKSAFGSMGYAMMDAKYAKKVVAITDNLVEYPACPVSIPENLVDYVVVVESLGDIEKIGAGATRLTKNPTELLIAENAAKVIIESGYVKNGFSFQAGSGGAALAVAKYLRDYMRQNNIKGSFGSGGITSFMVDMLEEGLFSYLLDVQTFDAQAAASYLKNDNHIEMSASMYANTAGKSCVADKLDIMILSATEIDTDFNVNVLTASTGVFMGAIGGHQDTAEGAKLTVAVAPLLRKRIPIVVDKVTTIVTPGENIDIVVTERGVAVNPRNKELAEALKGKGLPLVTIEELKNTAEKLTGKPDPAHFGDKIIGIVESGDGSIIDVVYNVIKD
- a CDS encoding ABC transporter substrate-binding protein → MKRKISIVLAMVMIALSVFSGCGNSASSAEKGDPSGAAGKDSLLWGVNAEASSLDPATSKDTVTHMMMFQIFDALVKEDPTDYTKLVPGLAESWEFSEDNTEITFHLREGVKFHNGDTMTADDVFFSLQRSLESSYSSGISEPIDHFEKVDDKTVKCVLKYPYGPILDVMTNMTFGIVSKRAVEEAEANKIDFARNPVGTGAYKMAEWRSGDALVLEKFDDYYDGAAKISKLTYKLVPDAASGAIALEDGTLDAYYNVAQSDYQHMMNLENIGYVECPGVGLHHITFNVTDGIFSDKRIRQAVAYALDRDAIVLGGAEGYAEVANCLSPTSVFGYLDDFEWYEQDLDKAKDLLAEAGYPNGFDAVFSMQGSDLYMKPAEVVQDQLRKIGINITFNKMERAAYLEDVGGNRNFVASLRMINATVRDADSVVTRRFHTEMLGGGNNYSGYSNPTVDELIEKARMTIDSEERIKIYREINDILKEDVPLIPIYTTKVFMFFSSSLKNVYPHPVYRYNVSKMYFE